The following coding sequences are from one Saprospiraceae bacterium window:
- the ychF gene encoding redox-regulated ATPase YchF: MQCGIVGLPNVGKSTLFNALTSAGALAANYPFATKDPNVGVILVPDYRLQELAAIALPQRVVPTTVDIVDIAGLIKGASKGEGLGNQFLANIREVDAIIHVVRAFDNDNVIHVDGSVDPIRDKEIVDMELLLKDLESLDKKLDKLRKQAKGGDKEILREIDFLDSLKVKMETGVPARTFIVDDESNKFIQSAQLLTGKPIVYVCNVDEQSVNTGNDHTRNFENAVKNENAKIILICAGIEAEISELPEAERSDFFVEMGLKEPGTHKITRAAYELLNLITYFTVGEKEVRAWTIEKGHKAPQAAGVIHTDFEKGFIRAEVIQYHDFIHYKSESACRSAGKLSTEGKEYVVKDGDIMHFLFNV, encoded by the coding sequence TTGCAATGTGGAATCGTGGGCTTGCCAAATGTCGGTAAATCAACTTTGTTTAATGCGTTAACATCAGCTGGTGCTTTAGCTGCCAATTACCCATTTGCGACCAAAGATCCAAATGTTGGAGTAATTCTAGTGCCTGATTATCGCTTGCAAGAGTTAGCAGCTATTGCGCTGCCACAGAGAGTAGTCCCTACAACTGTTGATATCGTCGATATAGCCGGTCTAATCAAAGGAGCATCTAAAGGGGAAGGCCTGGGAAATCAATTTTTGGCTAATATTCGAGAAGTGGATGCAATCATCCACGTTGTAAGAGCTTTTGATAATGACAATGTGATTCATGTGGATGGCTCTGTGGATCCCATTCGCGACAAGGAAATTGTAGATATGGAGCTGCTACTCAAGGATTTGGAATCTCTGGATAAAAAGCTCGACAAGTTGAGAAAACAAGCAAAAGGAGGTGATAAAGAAATCCTTCGTGAAATCGACTTCTTGGATTCTCTGAAGGTAAAAATGGAAACTGGTGTTCCGGCCAGAACATTTATAGTAGACGATGAATCGAACAAATTTATTCAATCAGCACAGCTGCTCACCGGCAAACCAATCGTATATGTTTGTAATGTTGATGAACAATCAGTGAATACTGGCAATGATCATACAAGAAATTTTGAGAATGCTGTTAAGAATGAAAATGCAAAAATTATTTTAATCTGTGCGGGGATTGAAGCGGAGATTTCTGAATTACCCGAGGCAGAGAGAAGTGATTTTTTTGTTGAGATGGGACTAAAAGAACCAGGTACGCATAAAATAACAAGAGCAGCTTATGAGTTATTGAACTTGATTACTTATTTTACGGTTGGTGAAAAAGAAGTGAGAGCCTGGACTATTGAGAAAGGTCATAAGGCTCCACAAGCAGCAGGAGTGATTCATACTGATTTTGAGAAGGGTTTTATTCGTGCAGAGGTAATACAGTACCATGATTTTATACATTATAAATCAGAATCAGCTTGTCGTTCTGCCGGAAAATTATCAACTGAAGGTAAAGAGTATGTAGTCAAGGATGGCGATATCATGCATTTCCTTTTCAATGTGTAG
- a CDS encoding DUF479 domain-containing protein produces MKQIDALDQDIKAGVVFHRKLDAFCDAHESYKTMLPIFKPAVGRYAPVALDIILDYFLAKNWSHFYTIPYEIFSDLVYKMLKQNASKLPDSIQLFILKIVEDRWLRRYSNLDEMKFVLDRMNRKAKFDVDFTKTIPEIILHSEFLNEEFIKLFEAIVKEKENWLNPQNGN; encoded by the coding sequence TTGAAACAGATAGATGCACTGGATCAGGATATTAAAGCCGGAGTAGTTTTTCACAGAAAATTGGATGCATTTTGTGATGCGCATGAATCTTACAAAACTATGCTACCCATTTTCAAACCGGCTGTGGGTAGATATGCACCTGTCGCTTTAGATATTATTCTGGATTATTTTCTGGCAAAAAACTGGTCACATTTTTACACTATACCTTATGAGATATTTAGTGATCTAGTTTATAAAATGCTAAAACAAAATGCCAGCAAACTTCCAGATTCAATTCAATTGTTCATTTTAAAAATTGTTGAAGACAGGTGGCTCAGGAGATATTCAAATTTGGATGAGATGAAATTCGTATTGGATCGAATGAACCGGAAAGCAAAGTTCGATGTGGATTTCACAAAAACAATACCGGAAATTATACTTCATTCTGAATTTCTGAATGAAGAGTTCATTAAATTATTTGAGGCAATTGTAAAGGAAAAAGAAAACTGGCTTAACCCTCAAAATGGAAACTGA
- a CDS encoding outer membrane beta-barrel protein — MLSAQSSYKSYNYLGFKKKNHYFGLTVAYNQSGFKIEHSKRFIQNPVYKINEGISNPGLTLSMVNNFKIGDYFDFRLLPSVSLSYRKINYTFIASGEQKTDLIESVFGELPMLIRFTSAPYKDKRFYVLAGVKYSYDFSSNSRSDKNKFEIIRISPHDFQVEVGIGMQFYMPFFIFSPEFKFSHGLGNLLIYDKNLVESTIIEKLFSKIITFSFHFEG; from the coding sequence ATGCTGTCTGCGCAGTCGAGCTACAAAAGTTACAATTATTTGGGATTTAAGAAAAAAAACCACTATTTTGGGTTGACGGTTGCTTACAATCAAAGCGGCTTCAAAATTGAACACTCAAAACGATTTATCCAAAACCCGGTTTACAAAATTAATGAAGGCATCAGTAATCCTGGATTAACATTAAGCATGGTCAATAATTTTAAAATTGGAGATTATTTTGACTTCAGATTATTGCCATCAGTTTCGCTTTCATACCGTAAAATAAATTATACCTTTATCGCATCAGGAGAGCAAAAAACAGACCTGATTGAATCAGTATTTGGGGAATTACCTATGTTAATTCGTTTCACTAGCGCCCCATATAAAGACAAGCGGTTTTATGTGTTGGCCGGAGTAAAATATTCATATGATTTTTCTTCAAATAGTCGATCTGATAAAAACAAGTTTGAAATAATAAGGATTTCTCCCCATGACTTTCAAGTAGAGGTTGGAATAGGAATGCAATTCTATATGCCGTTCTTTATTTTCTCTCCTGAATTCAAGTTTTCTCACGGGCTTGGAAATCTCTTGATTTATGACAAAAACCTTGTTGAATCAACGATTATCGAAAAATTATTTTCAAAAATAATTACTTTCAGTTTCCATTTTGAGGGTTAA
- a CDS encoding T9SS type A sorting domain-containing protein has translation MKKRSSFVRNHVLRTFMIIFCLIISVKSEAGIVFDGSPGTNAPPGSLGGFPMIPFSPDTRPLDGLVNFVPVGGACPAEIRFDVDFHHVRIGQGWLTWSHGYTGDVYYTSTAVRAITLPAGTRAFYLYVEPKRFDVFNIQAIANDGTSSGIIPVSGTSGAKYFGFYTTNPSCLLTTIRVYSPVSANGMAFGEFGIYVDLPNGELACDDLVQVSLDENCVASVLPDMILEDDYSQGCSPGDFIVEVRDWKTNQLIDIDPMTAWPQLGVDQVGKNFMVTILDPATGNSCWGSISVEDKFAPVLSCPSDITLNFGCLAQTLPIFTGTPLVRENCSTFTLVYKDRSTLGSCNLGYSEIIEREWIASDQFGNKSSCTQRIFVGLGNVGDIAIPLNFDGLELNPQPLNCDEGLHNNFNFSSHLLDYPLCVDGYLLDSAVWVGTGGIPGNDLSGQRQPRVLGWNIIGFGSFAGHPSPDDVYYPVHPDAECWSTANTWVMWRGTGKPNIGSCRNINISFSDTEIPLSTTNCTAEEPPCYKIIREWIMVDWCSSTIRRENQLIKVMDTKGPSILYPSSITVSTDIWECKGKIKLPEPWLADNCSKELHYTVELESGDIIGSDSAGYILFNLPFGFQTAYIVAEDCCGNISRKEFLLDVVDDVPPVAVCEKRTTVSLTNAIVPGTNYVKINVSSFDDGSFDNCSPHVYFKAIRMDELLGTNNGSSDDNLLNCDGVNGDDDLTEKGNQIYFDDYVKFCCDDVGKTIMVVFRVFDVSTLSGPVKPSDMEQGGYLFGHFSDCMIEVEVQNKAVPTIVPPADVVVSCEFWFDLKELENPNNTTFGKIVTDLSKRTKLSTKDIVCSNFCVENPYTGYPGYISGIPPHLNPASNIACEAYNNLYDVNHPDNKYDIVWGYDGYSIAACEIMPSIEVEDRRQCGEGKVLRHFLVRGPNNILIKSTQTIWVVNCDPFFVNGNDYCDTEDDLIWDCDLNEVILQGCGANLSPDNPVLGRPSVDPRSHSACALISIDYSDEKFDIAENACFKILRTWKIVDWCQYDPLVDTEKGRWEIVQVIKVRDTISPDGHVVLGDCEPAFKQNGRSTCSGHLTINVDASDTCTVTGDIFYEYKLDLYNDGIFEYGVGTLSRNQYNRGYHANHSNNPYADDADKAFDASGTYPIGKHRIQFFLEDGCGNIRKIDTVFQVKDCKAPTPYCLNGIITVPMPTTGCVDIWAKDLDRGSYDNCTPNENLRFYFNGDTLKPFIRLCCEDFIKAKAANNIYVDVEVYVMDLEGNSDFCKTVINVQDNNDICPDPTSNNVVITGFTKTQSDASIHPVQLELYENSNLLQSIINKKQGDYAFTALNYSDNYYVKANKNDDPLNGVTTADIVKIQKHILGKESLNSPYLLIAADVNNTKTITASDLSEIRKLILGAIPQFQKSPSWKFMPEKTDFPDPTNPYDFVSEQKVNLINFQGDAKFRGIKMGDLNYSALPNGFTNAYSRSIVGLKMGIENVSLASGSAHQIPVYAVGNATLNSVQFTLEWDNQVIDVKSFIGEKFELQEQNINLEFHSSGLATMSWNSVEPLKLKSGDILFYIDMQSKISGDLISAGLNASDKITLRETSDENNEIGSVQINYLFDNQDGKNIDFSLKQNIPNPFDQSTQIEFIISIETTALLEVYNSTGQIVFRKPIEAVKGSNIVNLDKDLFASVGLYYYRLQVGEKSKSRSMIYSPAK, from the coding sequence ATGAAAAAACGCAGCAGTTTTGTGCGCAATCATGTATTGCGTACATTTATGATCATTTTTTGTTTAATTATATCAGTTAAATCTGAAGCCGGGATTGTTTTTGATGGCAGTCCAGGTACCAACGCTCCTCCTGGATCTCTTGGCGGGTTTCCAATGATACCATTTAGTCCGGATACAAGACCCTTAGACGGCCTGGTAAACTTTGTACCCGTTGGTGGCGCTTGTCCTGCCGAGATTCGATTTGACGTTGATTTTCATCACGTACGCATAGGTCAGGGTTGGTTGACATGGTCGCATGGATATACCGGGGATGTTTATTATACATCCACAGCTGTTAGGGCAATTACATTGCCTGCGGGCACCAGAGCATTCTATTTGTATGTAGAGCCCAAGCGATTTGATGTTTTTAATATTCAAGCTATAGCAAATGATGGAACGAGTTCCGGTATCATTCCGGTCAGTGGTACTTCAGGTGCTAAATATTTTGGATTTTATACAACAAACCCAAGTTGCTTACTCACGACTATTAGAGTATATTCTCCAGTATCAGCGAATGGAATGGCTTTTGGAGAGTTTGGTATATATGTGGATCTCCCCAATGGTGAATTGGCATGTGATGACCTAGTGCAAGTAAGTCTTGATGAAAACTGTGTTGCTAGCGTTCTACCAGATATGATTCTGGAAGACGATTATTCGCAAGGATGTTCTCCTGGAGATTTTATAGTGGAAGTTCGTGACTGGAAAACCAATCAACTGATTGATATCGATCCTATGACAGCTTGGCCTCAGCTTGGAGTTGATCAAGTCGGAAAAAATTTTATGGTAACTATTTTAGATCCGGCAACAGGAAATAGTTGTTGGGGATCCATTAGTGTTGAAGATAAGTTTGCTCCTGTATTAAGCTGTCCATCTGACATCACATTAAATTTTGGCTGCTTAGCTCAGACTTTACCCATATTCACTGGTACTCCTTTAGTAAGAGAAAATTGTTCCACTTTTACTTTAGTTTATAAGGATAGATCTACCTTGGGATCATGCAATTTGGGCTACAGCGAAATCATAGAAAGAGAATGGATAGCAAGTGACCAATTTGGAAATAAATCATCATGTACACAGAGAATATTTGTAGGTCTTGGTAATGTTGGAGATATTGCAATTCCTCTAAATTTTGATGGATTGGAACTTAATCCCCAACCACTCAATTGTGATGAAGGATTGCACAATAATTTTAATTTTAGCAGTCATTTATTAGATTACCCTTTGTGTGTTGACGGTTATTTATTAGATTCTGCTGTTTGGGTTGGAACTGGTGGAATTCCGGGAAATGATTTGAGTGGTCAACGACAACCCCGTGTATTAGGTTGGAATATTATTGGCTTTGGCTCGTTTGCTGGTCATCCGAGTCCGGACGATGTATATTATCCGGTTCATCCAGATGCAGAATGTTGGAGTACTGCAAATACCTGGGTTATGTGGCGAGGAACAGGTAAGCCAAATATTGGATCTTGCAGAAATATCAATATCAGCTTTTCGGATACAGAGATACCGTTAAGTACCACAAATTGTACTGCTGAAGAACCACCTTGTTATAAAATAATTAGAGAATGGATAATGGTAGATTGGTGCAGCTCTACCATTCGAAGAGAGAATCAACTGATCAAAGTGATGGACACAAAAGGTCCGTCAATATTGTATCCTTCAAGCATAACTGTATCGACTGACATATGGGAATGTAAGGGTAAAATAAAACTACCAGAACCTTGGCTGGCAGACAATTGCTCAAAAGAATTGCATTATACTGTTGAATTAGAATCAGGCGATATCATTGGTAGCGATAGTGCTGGATATATACTTTTCAATCTACCATTTGGATTCCAGACAGCATATATTGTAGCTGAAGATTGTTGTGGAAATATATCAAGGAAGGAATTTTTACTTGACGTTGTTGATGATGTACCACCGGTGGCAGTATGCGAAAAAAGGACAACAGTGAGTCTCACCAATGCAATCGTTCCAGGCACAAATTATGTCAAAATCAATGTATCTTCTTTTGATGATGGATCTTTTGACAACTGTTCTCCACACGTATATTTCAAAGCTATCCGTATGGATGAATTGCTTGGAACAAATAACGGTAGCTCGGATGACAATTTACTCAATTGCGATGGTGTGAATGGCGATGATGATCTCACTGAAAAGGGCAATCAAATTTATTTTGATGATTATGTCAAGTTCTGTTGTGATGACGTTGGCAAAACAATTATGGTTGTCTTCAGGGTTTTTGATGTAAGTACTCTGTCAGGTCCGGTGAAACCTTCAGATATGGAACAAGGTGGATACTTATTTGGACATTTTAGCGATTGCATGATTGAAGTAGAAGTTCAGAACAAGGCGGTTCCTACTATTGTGCCTCCAGCAGATGTGGTGGTGAGTTGTGAGTTTTGGTTTGATTTGAAAGAATTGGAAAATCCAAATAATACAACTTTTGGTAAGATTGTAACAGATTTATCGAAAAGAACAAAGCTGAGCACAAAGGATATCGTATGTTCGAACTTTTGTGTCGAAAATCCATATACTGGTTATCCAGGATATATCTCCGGAATACCTCCACATTTAAATCCTGCATCAAATATAGCTTGCGAAGCGTATAATAATTTGTATGATGTCAACCATCCAGATAATAAATATGATATTGTTTGGGGGTATGATGGCTATTCAATAGCAGCCTGTGAAATCATGCCTAGCATAGAAGTTGAGGATAGAAGACAATGTGGAGAAGGCAAAGTACTGAGACATTTTCTGGTACGGGGTCCAAATAATATTTTAATCAAATCTACTCAGACCATATGGGTAGTAAATTGTGATCCGTTTTTTGTAAATGGAAATGATTATTGTGATACAGAAGATGATTTGATATGGGATTGCGACCTCAACGAAGTGATACTCCAAGGATGTGGCGCAAATCTAAGTCCTGATAATCCTGTTCTTGGTAGGCCTTCAGTAGATCCAAGATCACACAGTGCTTGTGCTTTGATTTCTATTGATTATTCAGATGAAAAATTTGACATAGCTGAAAATGCATGTTTCAAAATCCTACGTACTTGGAAAATAGTGGATTGGTGTCAGTATGATCCATTGGTAGACACAGAAAAGGGTAGGTGGGAAATTGTGCAAGTCATTAAAGTACGAGATACCATATCTCCTGATGGCCATGTTGTTTTGGGAGATTGCGAACCAGCGTTCAAACAGAATGGGAGATCAACTTGTTCGGGACATCTTACCATAAATGTTGATGCTTCAGATACATGCACTGTGACTGGAGATATTTTTTATGAATACAAACTTGATTTGTATAACGATGGTATTTTTGAATACGGAGTTGGTACTTTATCAAGAAATCAATACAACAGAGGTTATCATGCAAATCACTCCAACAACCCTTATGCTGATGATGCTGATAAAGCTTTTGATGCGAGCGGAACGTACCCAATAGGCAAACACCGAATCCAATTCTTTTTGGAAGATGGTTGTGGAAATATCCGTAAAATCGATACTGTATTTCAAGTTAAAGATTGCAAAGCTCCAACACCATATTGTCTGAATGGCATCATTACTGTTCCGATGCCGACAACAGGCTGTGTTGATATTTGGGCAAAAGATCTGGACAGAGGTAGTTATGACAACTGTACTCCAAATGAAAATCTTAGATTTTATTTCAATGGTGATACGTTAAAACCATTTATCCGTTTGTGTTGTGAGGATTTTATAAAGGCAAAAGCAGCAAACAATATTTATGTTGATGTTGAAGTCTATGTTATGGATTTGGAAGGAAATAGCGATTTTTGCAAAACTGTAATTAATGTCCAAGACAATAATGATATATGTCCAGATCCAACTTCCAATAACGTAGTTATAACCGGATTTACCAAAACACAAAGCGATGCAAGCATCCATCCGGTTCAATTGGAATTGTATGAAAACAGTAATTTGTTGCAAAGTATAATTAACAAAAAACAGGGAGACTATGCTTTTACAGCACTAAATTATTCAGACAATTACTATGTCAAGGCTAATAAAAATGATGACCCTTTAAATGGGGTAACTACAGCTGATATTGTCAAGATACAGAAACACATTCTTGGTAAGGAATCACTGAATTCTCCATACTTACTTATTGCCGCGGATGTCAATAACACAAAGACAATTACAGCAAGTGACTTGAGTGAAATTAGGAAATTGATATTGGGAGCAATTCCACAATTTCAGAAGTCTCCATCTTGGAAATTTATGCCTGAGAAAACTGACTTTCCTGATCCCACTAACCCATATGATTTTGTTTCTGAACAAAAAGTCAATTTAATTAATTTTCAAGGAGATGCCAAATTCAGAGGAATAAAAATGGGCGACTTGAACTATTCTGCACTGCCAAATGGATTCACAAATGCATACTCCAGAAGTATAGTTGGACTGAAAATGGGGATAGAAAATGTGAGTTTAGCAAGCGGCTCTGCCCATCAAATTCCTGTTTATGCCGTAGGTAATGCCACTCTTAATTCTGTTCAATTTACTTTAGAATGGGACAATCAAGTTATTGATGTAAAGAGTTTCATTGGTGAAAAATTTGAACTTCAAGAGCAAAATATCAATCTTGAATTTCATAGCTCTGGTTTGGCTACAATGAGTTGGAATTCAGTCGAACCATTAAAGCTCAAGAGTGGAGATATCTTGTTTTATATAGATATGCAATCAAAAATTTCAGGAGATCTCATCTCAGCCGGATTAAATGCTAGTGACAAGATAACATTGAGAGAGACAAGTGACGAAAACAACGAAATTGGATCTGTTCAAATAAATTATTTGTTTGACAATCAGGATGGAAAAAATATAGATTTCAGCTTGAAGCAGAACATACCAAACCCATTTGATCAGTCTACCCAAATAGAATTTATTATCTCAATTGAGACAACTGCATTATTAGAGGTTTATAACTCCACAGGTCAGATAGTATTCAGAAAACCAATCGAAGCTGTCAAAGGAAGTAATATAGTAAATCTTGATAAAGACCTTTTTGCAAGTGTCGGGCTGTATTATTATAGACTTCAGGTAGGGGAGAAGAGTAAATCAAGAAGTATGATTTATAGTCCTGCAAAGTAA
- the ubiE gene encoding bifunctional demethylmenaquinone methyltransferase/2-methoxy-6-polyprenyl-1,4-benzoquinol methylase UbiE, translated as MQTVRPYKDSTDSKSEQVERMFDRIAPTYDFLNSLLSVGIDHYWRKRAIRELAPVTDNLNILDVATGTGVLSFQTLKSYPKAQITGIDIADKMLDVGRVRSTKSGLDSNLKFLKADSLNLPFEANTFDRTMVAFGVRNFENLDKGLMEMYRVLKPGAKCVVLEFSKPRTWPIKPLFGFYFQNILPLIGRILSKDPAAYQYLFQSVQQFPDFDRFVDTMAQAGFKNCRFQSLTFGICCLYTGTK; from the coding sequence ATGCAAACTGTAAGACCATATAAGGATTCTACAGATTCAAAATCTGAACAGGTGGAACGTATGTTCGATCGCATTGCGCCTACTTATGATTTCCTAAACTCCTTGCTCAGCGTAGGTATTGATCATTATTGGAGGAAAAGGGCAATCCGAGAATTAGCTCCTGTAACGGATAATTTAAATATCTTAGACGTAGCAACAGGTACTGGAGTTCTAAGTTTTCAAACATTGAAATCTTACCCGAAGGCGCAGATCACAGGCATTGACATCGCCGACAAAATGTTGGACGTTGGCAGGGTAAGATCTACAAAATCCGGACTTGATTCAAACCTCAAGTTTTTAAAGGCGGATTCATTGAATTTACCTTTTGAGGCGAATACTTTCGATCGCACGATGGTTGCTTTTGGAGTGAGAAATTTTGAAAATCTGGATAAAGGCCTAATGGAAATGTACCGCGTATTAAAGCCAGGAGCGAAATGTGTAGTGCTTGAATTTTCTAAACCCCGCACATGGCCTATCAAACCTCTTTTTGGATTTTATTTTCAAAATATCCTCCCTCTAATTGGAAGAATATTGTCAAAGGATCCTGCAGCTTACCAATATTTATTTCAATCTGTGCAACAGTTTCCTGATTTTGACCGTTTCGTAGACACTATGGCTCAAGCGGGCTTTAAAAATTGCCGATTTCAATCATTGACCTTTGGAATATGTTGTTTATATACAGGAACCAAATAA
- the gyrA gene encoding DNA gyrase subunit A — protein sequence MQDRIIPVQIEDQLKTSYIDYSMSVIVARALPDVRDGLKPVHRRVLYGMSELGLAYNRPYKKSARIVGEVLGKYHPHGDSSVYDAMVRMAQDWSMRYKLVDGQGNFGSMDGDSPAAMRYTEVRLSRLSDELMDDIDKDTVDFRFNFDDSLEEPTVLPAKLPNLLINGSTGIAVGMATNMLPHNLSEVCGAVIASLANEDITVDELMEFIPAPDFPTGGIIYGTSGIKEAYHTGRGKCIVRARAEIVTESNRESIIVSEIPFQVNKAILIEKIAELVNEDKITGISDVRDESDRTGVRIVIELKKDAIGSVVLSNLFKYTSLQTSYGINNIALVKGRPKTLGLKDLITEFIQFRLEVIVRRTNYLLKQAQDKAHILEGLLKALDFLDEIIALIRASRTVEDAKEGLVSKFEFSEIQAKAILDMRLQKLTGLEREKLKEEYDELIAEIKRLEEILGDRNIQKDIIKTELQTIIDKFGDARKTEITHVDGDINIEDIIANDEVVVTISHQGYIKRTKTSEYRIQSRGGRGSAGSKTKDEDFIEHMFIASNHNYLLLFTELGKCYWLRVFEIPEAAKTSLGRAIQNLVNLPKEDRVRAYINIKNLEDKEFLDNHYVVFCTKRGIIKKSSLEDFSRPRANGIIAISINEGDQLMEVKLTNGNNEILIANKFGRAIRFPESTVRPMGRSAAGVKGIQLNSSIDDCVIGLVCVDPEDKDISILVVSEKGNGKKSLLDDYRVTNRGGKGVKTINITDKTGQLVAIKSVHDTDDLMITTTNGVMIRMALDTLRIMGRATQGVRLIRLDEGDNIGDVAVVKRDEDDPKADQFEIIEGEIEDSEE from the coding sequence ATGCAAGATCGCATTATACCTGTTCAGATTGAAGACCAGTTAAAGACGTCATATATTGACTATTCCATGTCCGTCATTGTGGCAAGAGCATTGCCCGATGTGAGAGATGGATTAAAGCCTGTACACCGAAGAGTTCTTTATGGAATGAGCGAGCTTGGGCTTGCTTATAACAGACCATACAAGAAGTCTGCTAGAATCGTAGGGGAGGTACTTGGAAAGTATCATCCTCATGGGGATTCATCAGTTTATGATGCTATGGTTAGAATGGCTCAAGATTGGTCCATGCGCTATAAACTCGTAGATGGTCAGGGTAACTTTGGATCAATGGATGGAGATTCGCCTGCAGCCATGCGATATACCGAAGTAAGACTTTCACGACTTTCAGATGAACTTATGGATGATATCGACAAAGATACTGTCGATTTTAGATTCAATTTTGACGATTCGTTAGAGGAGCCCACTGTATTGCCTGCCAAATTGCCCAATTTGCTGATCAATGGATCTACAGGAATTGCTGTAGGTATGGCTACAAATATGTTGCCTCATAATCTTAGCGAAGTATGCGGTGCTGTGATAGCAAGCTTGGCTAATGAAGACATAACAGTAGACGAATTGATGGAATTTATTCCCGCCCCTGACTTTCCAACTGGAGGAATTATTTATGGCACATCAGGAATAAAAGAAGCCTATCATACAGGTAGAGGAAAATGTATCGTCAGGGCGAGGGCTGAAATCGTTACTGAATCCAATCGCGAATCGATTATCGTTTCTGAGATTCCATTTCAGGTCAATAAAGCAATTCTCATAGAGAAAATTGCCGAGTTAGTCAATGAAGACAAAATTACAGGAATCTCTGACGTCAGAGACGAATCTGACCGGACAGGCGTAAGAATAGTGATCGAACTCAAGAAAGATGCAATTGGCTCTGTTGTACTCAGCAACTTATTCAAATATACCTCGTTGCAAACATCGTACGGGATCAACAATATTGCGTTGGTCAAGGGTCGTCCTAAAACATTGGGACTTAAAGATCTGATTACTGAATTTATACAGTTTAGGTTAGAAGTCATCGTACGTCGGACTAACTATTTGCTCAAGCAAGCCCAAGATAAAGCACATATCCTTGAAGGCCTCCTGAAGGCTCTTGACTTTCTGGATGAGATCATAGCACTTATTCGTGCATCACGCACAGTTGAAGATGCAAAAGAAGGCCTTGTTTCTAAATTTGAGTTTTCGGAAATTCAAGCAAAAGCAATCTTAGACATGCGATTGCAAAAACTAACAGGCCTGGAAAGAGAAAAACTGAAAGAAGAGTATGATGAATTAATAGCTGAAATCAAACGATTGGAAGAAATTCTTGGTGATAGAAACATTCAAAAAGATATCATCAAAACAGAACTTCAAACCATTATTGACAAATTTGGCGATGCGAGAAAGACTGAAATTACACATGTCGATGGAGATATTAATATTGAGGATATTATTGCGAATGACGAGGTTGTTGTGACTATCTCACACCAAGGATATATCAAACGAACAAAAACTAGTGAATACCGTATCCAAAGTAGAGGAGGTAGAGGTTCGGCAGGAAGTAAAACAAAAGATGAAGACTTTATCGAACATATGTTCATTGCTTCCAATCACAATTATTTGCTTTTATTTACAGAACTAGGCAAATGTTATTGGTTGCGTGTCTTTGAAATACCTGAAGCGGCAAAAACTTCATTAGGTCGTGCCATTCAAAATCTTGTTAACCTTCCAAAAGAGGATAGAGTCAGAGCATATATCAATATCAAAAACCTAGAAGATAAGGAGTTTCTGGATAATCATTATGTCGTATTTTGTACAAAAAGAGGAATTATTAAAAAATCATCCTTGGAAGATTTTAGCCGCCCGAGAGCAAATGGTATCATTGCCATCTCAATTAATGAAGGAGATCAGCTCATGGAGGTCAAACTTACTAATGGAAATAATGAAATTCTGATTGCCAATAAATTTGGCCGGGCGATTCGCTTTCCAGAATCAACAGTCAGACCTATGGGTAGGAGTGCAGCAGGCGTCAAGGGAATTCAACTGAATTCTAGTATTGATGATTGCGTTATTGGGCTTGTATGTGTCGATCCTGAAGACAAGGACATTTCAATTCTTGTAGTCTCTGAAAAAGGAAATGGTAAAAAATCGCTTCTTGATGACTATCGCGTCACGAATAGAGGAGGCAAGGGTGTTAAAACAATAAACATCACTGACAAAACCGGACAATTGGTTGCCATCAAATCAGTGCATGATACTGATGATCTAATGATCACCACAACCAATGGGGTAATGATCAGAATGGCATTAGACACACTTCGCATAATGGGACGGGCAACACAAGGCGTTCGATTGATAAGACTGGATGAAGGTGACAATATAGGCGATGTGGCTGTCGTTAAAAGGGATGAAGACGATCCAAAGGCAGATCAATTTGAAATTATTGAAGGTGAAATCGAAGATTCTGAAGAATAA